Proteins encoded within one genomic window of Pantoea eucalypti:
- a CDS encoding winged helix-turn-helix transcriptional regulator — translation MESEREALLQFSKEFCEELSNDDEGLKREILAHAGNRWSLGVLHILGTSGPLRYGELRRYLTDVTQRMLTRTLRHLERDGLISRCDYEEKLPRVVYAITHMGKEMLMRMLPLWSWIITSSSYFRVAREQYDGD, via the coding sequence ATGGAGTCTGAACGGGAAGCACTGTTGCAATTTTCAAAGGAGTTTTGTGAAGAATTAAGCAACGATGATGAGGGACTGAAACGTGAGATCCTGGCGCATGCAGGTAATCGCTGGTCGCTGGGCGTGCTGCATATTCTTGGTACCAGCGGACCTCTTCGCTATGGTGAGTTACGCCGCTACCTTACGGATGTCACTCAAAGAATGCTGACGCGAACATTACGCCATCTGGAGCGGGACGGGCTTATATCCCGCTGTGATTACGAGGAAAAATTGCCCCGGGTGGTTTATGCGATTACCCATATGGGAAAAGAAATGCTTATGCGGATGTTACCTTTATGGTCCTGGATTATCACCTCCTCCAGCTATTTTCGGGTAGCAAGAGAACAGTACGACGGTGATTGA
- a CDS encoding methyl-accepting chemotaxis protein, which translates to MVIVAVFVASGFQSRFQYVQENTVPSLLDLGKLVDDSNTLIIWLYRHQSATEPRRQAEVEKKIDETISNIKSMNQFYLSNDISNEEDRQLTEDAFSTIKKIDASLPEFLAGSRAQNDAVALGALQSNDGLGEWARQLIAGYKKQLQLNVDISKALRKENDRSYQVTLWSLMGGSALAITILAFFALKTIFAIRSQLNGMRKTMETASEKLDLTLRVDESRRDEIGMTAKAFNQLIGNVSASLSKVEASAQSVSSASAQISAGNEDLSSRTEEQAASLEQTAASMSELSETVRQTAENTRLASQLAKNAHEISEDSAGRVHTLLSTMSDIRGSSSKITDIISLIEGIAFQTNILALNAAVEAARAGEQGRGFAVVAGEVRNLAQRSSSSAREIKALIESSMGFVQAGSAQAEGVGENIARMNDAVRQVTHLVDEISVAASEQSQGIGQVHQAVDQMDDVTQQNAALVEEASAASRSLMEQAASLNQLVNTFTLASSSVPASPSHSNVNRPVPAAPVLRTGPAVAAAGDQNWQSF; encoded by the coding sequence ATGGTTATTGTGGCCGTCTTCGTTGCTAGCGGATTTCAGTCCCGCTTTCAGTATGTGCAGGAAAACACGGTTCCATCGCTTCTGGATCTGGGCAAACTGGTTGACGACAGTAATACGCTAATTATCTGGCTGTACCGCCACCAGAGTGCAACAGAACCCCGGCGCCAGGCTGAAGTTGAAAAAAAAATTGATGAAACTATCAGCAATATCAAATCCATGAATCAGTTTTACCTCAGCAACGACATTTCCAATGAGGAAGACCGGCAGTTAACTGAGGATGCATTCTCTACCATAAAAAAAATTGACGCCTCACTTCCGGAGTTTCTTGCTGGCTCACGCGCACAGAATGACGCTGTTGCGCTAGGCGCGCTTCAAAGTAATGACGGCCTTGGCGAATGGGCACGCCAGTTGATTGCAGGTTACAAGAAACAGCTTCAGCTTAATGTGGACATCAGTAAAGCCCTGAGAAAAGAGAACGACCGGAGTTATCAGGTGACACTCTGGAGCCTGATGGGTGGCTCCGCGCTGGCTATCACTATTCTTGCATTCTTTGCGTTGAAAACTATTTTCGCCATCCGTAGTCAGCTGAATGGTATGCGGAAGACCATGGAAACAGCCAGCGAGAAGCTTGACCTTACCCTCAGGGTGGACGAGTCACGCCGGGATGAAATCGGCATGACCGCGAAGGCCTTCAATCAGCTCATCGGCAATGTCTCAGCCTCGCTTTCAAAAGTAGAAGCTTCTGCTCAGTCGGTCAGCTCAGCCTCGGCGCAGATATCTGCCGGTAACGAAGATCTCTCATCCCGTACTGAGGAGCAGGCTGCCTCACTGGAGCAAACGGCTGCCAGTATGTCTGAGTTGAGTGAGACCGTCCGTCAGACCGCAGAAAACACGCGTCTTGCCAGCCAGCTGGCAAAAAATGCGCATGAAATCTCAGAAGACAGTGCAGGTCGTGTGCACACTCTGCTGTCAACAATGAGCGATATCCGGGGAAGCTCATCGAAAATCACCGATATCATTTCACTGATCGAGGGGATCGCTTTTCAGACCAATATTCTGGCCCTCAACGCCGCTGTAGAAGCTGCCCGTGCTGGTGAGCAGGGCCGTGGCTTTGCCGTCGTGGCCGGTGAAGTCCGCAATCTTGCGCAGCGTTCATCGTCTTCAGCGCGTGAAATCAAGGCGCTTATCGAATCGTCTATGGGCTTTGTTCAGGCTGGCTCAGCACAGGCAGAAGGTGTGGGCGAAAATATTGCCAGAATGAACGATGCCGTTCGTCAGGTTACTCATCTGGTCGATGAAATATCCGTGGCGGCCAGTGAGCAGTCTCAGGGAATCGGACAGGTTCATCAAGCCGTGGATCAGATGGACGATGTAACACAGCAAAACGCCGCGCTGGTTGAAGAGGCTTCTGCAGCCTCACGTTCGCTGATGGAGCAGGCGGCGTCACTTAACCAGCTGGTCAATACTTTCACGCTCGCTTCATCGTCTGTCCCTGCGTCGCCATCACACAGCAATGTAAACCGCCCGGTACCGGCCGCACCCGTTTTGCGCACAGGTCCTGCCGTCGCGGCAGCAGGTGATCAGAACTGGCAAAGCTTTTGA
- a CDS encoding amidohydrolase family protein: protein MTGYIRNIVNNQNLTSQAMLIRGATILSMDESVGNIERGDILINGSTINAVGQDLDAPGAHVIDAKNMIVMPGMVDSHRHAWEGQLRRINPNATCLDDYSNATHFSFAKYYRPEDIYVGNLLTALGAIDAGITTMIDNSHNSRTAEHADAAVEALLDSGIRAIHASGAPVAGEWNKAHWPCNWQRLQEKYFRDNPESLVTLGVMAQLEPELWAEARRLGLPIVTEFFGAEMASELESLHQQGLLGPDNIFNHCTALPDEGWEILRDAGVRVNVCPRSDSHYGIESGMFAIEAAQRHGINPGLSVDNETSYSTDMFTEMRVAFYLQRVMGMHKQHCCDSEHSLTTLPAAKLLKSATVDGAFCAGLQDKIGSLTPGKQADLILINATDLNLYPNGNAFGTVVHAAERSNIDTVMIGGRIVKQNGKVLGVDSERLRAAIDESREHLFAAAGYEPDIFAEKFLPLIQSD, encoded by the coding sequence ATGACCGGCTATATCAGAAATATTGTTAACAATCAGAATCTCACTTCACAGGCTATGTTGATACGTGGTGCCACGATACTGAGCATGGACGAGAGTGTCGGTAACATTGAACGCGGTGATATTCTCATCAACGGTTCAACGATTAACGCTGTGGGTCAGGACCTTGACGCGCCGGGTGCTCACGTCATTGATGCCAAAAATATGATTGTCATGCCGGGGATGGTTGATTCTCATCGTCACGCCTGGGAAGGTCAGCTGCGCCGAATTAACCCTAACGCCACCTGTCTGGACGACTACAGCAACGCCACGCACTTCTCGTTCGCTAAATATTACCGCCCTGAAGATATCTATGTCGGTAACCTGCTGACGGCGCTGGGTGCGATTGACGCGGGCATTACCACGATGATTGATAATTCGCATAACAGCCGCACCGCAGAACACGCCGATGCCGCAGTCGAGGCCCTGCTTGATAGCGGTATTCGCGCTATCCATGCTTCCGGCGCACCGGTTGCGGGTGAATGGAACAAGGCGCACTGGCCTTGCAACTGGCAGCGTCTGCAGGAAAAATATTTCAGGGATAATCCAGAGAGTCTTGTGACGCTGGGCGTCATGGCTCAGCTGGAGCCGGAATTGTGGGCTGAGGCCCGCAGACTGGGGCTGCCGATTGTCACCGAGTTCTTTGGTGCTGAAATGGCCTCCGAGCTCGAATCACTGCATCAGCAGGGTCTTCTTGGCCCGGACAATATCTTTAACCACTGCACAGCCCTGCCTGATGAGGGATGGGAAATCCTGCGCGACGCCGGTGTCCGGGTCAATGTCTGCCCGCGCTCAGATTCGCACTATGGGATCGAAAGCGGGATGTTCGCCATTGAAGCCGCGCAGCGTCATGGCATCAATCCTGGACTTAGCGTGGACAATGAAACGTCTTACAGCACCGATATGTTTACAGAAATGCGCGTGGCGTTCTATCTGCAGCGTGTGATGGGTATGCATAAGCAGCACTGCTGTGATTCAGAGCATTCGCTGACAACGCTTCCGGCTGCTAAGTTGCTGAAATCGGCAACCGTTGATGGCGCGTTTTGTGCCGGACTGCAGGACAAAATCGGGAGCCTGACGCCAGGCAAACAGGCTGACCTGATCCTGATTAACGCGACTGACCTCAACCTCTATCCAAACGGGAATGCGTTTGGCACGGTGGTGCATGCTGCTGAACGCAGCAACATCGATACCGTGATGATCGGCGGTCGCATCGTCAAGCAGAACGGCAAAGTGCTGGGTGTGGACAGCGAGCGCCTTCGCGCAGCGATTGACGAATCACGTGAGCACCTTTTTGCGGCAGCAGGGTATGAACCAGACATCTTTGCGGAAAAATTCCTGCCACTTATTCAGTCTGACTGA
- a CDS encoding aromatic alcohol reductase encodes MNFDIKPINTVLILGAGELGIQVLRAMSNKAQAHTHVKISVLLRREAAHAVSGSRRARLDELMKLGIALVEGDLQENSIDELSELFASFDAVINCSGFVGGPGTQIKITQAVLKAAVARYFPWQFGVDYDVVGKGSGQQVWDEQLEVRHLLRQQNATGWVIVSTGIFTSYLFEHDFGVIDAKSKTVCALGDWQHAVTLTTPEDIGQLTADIFFHQPTFQNEIIYIAGDTLTYSELADLMRDHWGAEVNRKLLDRQKLQDDVQHNPQDVGANYRLAFARPDGVAWNKSDTYNQRQGIATTTARQWLAKQHGM; translated from the coding sequence ATGAATTTCGACATAAAACCTATAAACACTGTTCTTATACTGGGTGCTGGAGAGCTTGGTATTCAGGTACTGAGAGCGATGAGCAATAAAGCGCAGGCGCATACTCATGTAAAAATTAGCGTGTTACTCAGACGCGAAGCCGCTCATGCTGTTTCTGGTTCACGCAGGGCACGGCTGGATGAACTGATGAAGCTTGGGATCGCTTTGGTGGAGGGCGATCTGCAGGAAAACAGTATTGATGAACTGAGTGAGCTATTTGCTTCTTTCGACGCCGTCATCAACTGCAGTGGTTTTGTTGGCGGCCCGGGAACGCAGATAAAAATTACGCAGGCGGTATTGAAAGCGGCTGTAGCCCGCTACTTTCCATGGCAGTTTGGCGTTGATTATGACGTTGTGGGTAAAGGCAGCGGGCAACAAGTCTGGGATGAACAGCTTGAAGTTCGCCACCTTCTACGCCAGCAGAATGCGACAGGATGGGTCATTGTATCTACAGGTATTTTTACCAGCTATCTGTTTGAGCATGATTTTGGTGTGATTGACGCAAAAAGTAAAACTGTCTGTGCTCTGGGAGACTGGCAGCACGCCGTAACGCTGACCACACCTGAAGATATCGGCCAACTGACAGCGGACATTTTCTTCCATCAGCCCACTTTCCAAAACGAGATTATCTATATTGCAGGTGATACGCTAACTTATAGTGAACTTGCTGATTTAATGCGTGACCACTGGGGTGCTGAAGTAAACAGAAAATTACTGGACAGGCAAAAGCTCCAGGATGATGTGCAACATAATCCGCAGGATGTCGGGGCAAATTACCGACTTGCTTTCGCACGGCCTGACGGAGTAGCCTGGAATAAGAGCGATACTTACAATCAACGTCAGGGGATTGCAACTACAACGGCCCGTCAGTGGCTTGCAAAACAGCATGGAATGTAG
- a CDS encoding GNAT family N-acetyltransferase, which yields MDIQLTSVTPDSPGFAELRSQSMAEGFNMLRRLQDNWLSGQNRFDRPGEKLIGASIDGLMVGVCGLNIDPFTSETGIGRLRHLYVDSGWRKRQIGSALLSEIIKDSDRWFDFINTNAPPLAFIFYERAGFVALTGIEKVTHHLCLRDPAR from the coding sequence ATGGACATCCAACTCACAAGCGTTACCCCGGACAGCCCAGGATTTGCTGAGTTAAGATCGCAGAGCATGGCTGAAGGATTTAACATGTTACGCCGACTGCAAGATAACTGGCTTAGCGGACAGAATCGCTTTGATAGACCAGGAGAAAAACTAATTGGGGCATCTATAGATGGATTAATGGTTGGCGTTTGTGGACTTAACATCGATCCATTTACCTCAGAAACTGGCATCGGACGTCTGCGACATCTCTATGTAGACTCAGGATGGAGAAAAAGGCAGATCGGCAGTGCCCTGCTCAGTGAGATAATTAAGGATTCTGACCGCTGGTTTGATTTTATCAACACAAACGCTCCTCCATTGGCATTCATTTTTTATGAACGAGCTGGCTTTGTTGCTTTAACTGGCATAGAAAAAGTCACCCACCATCTCTGCCTCAGAGACCCAGCGCGTTAA
- a CDS encoding LysR family transcriptional regulator yields the protein MDRIQAMQIFIRVAEAGSFVRAAETLSLPSSTVTSTIKNLEKYLQVRLLNRTTRRVSLTPEGLQYLAQCREILALIEHTEASLADSNRRPRGRLRVDMPGGIAHFIVLPNLKDFYRLYPDIYLMIGVSDRQVDLVHEGVDCVIRTGELTDSTLVARPLGRFRWLTCASPDYLREYGIPETPEALSQHRAIHYFSSSGRRTNELRFIRGAEAFSVPVEGDTAVNETGLYIRLCLEGFGLAQLAENVISKNLQQGKLVEVLADWQPPSVPVTMLYPHQRFLSPAVRAFADWVAGLFNEGAGEKQFSP from the coding sequence ATGGATCGGATTCAGGCTATGCAGATTTTCATACGGGTTGCTGAGGCCGGGAGCTTTGTACGCGCGGCAGAAACGCTGTCACTGCCTTCTTCCACTGTTACCAGTACTATTAAAAACCTGGAGAAATACCTGCAGGTACGTCTGCTGAACCGCACAACAAGACGGGTCAGCCTTACGCCTGAAGGCCTGCAGTATCTGGCGCAATGCCGGGAAATTCTGGCTTTAATTGAACATACTGAAGCCAGTCTGGCTGATTCGAACAGGCGCCCCCGTGGGCGCCTGCGGGTTGATATGCCCGGTGGGATCGCGCATTTCATCGTCCTGCCCAACCTGAAAGACTTTTACCGACTTTATCCGGATATTTACCTGATGATTGGTGTGAGCGACCGGCAGGTCGATCTTGTGCACGAAGGTGTGGATTGCGTCATACGAACCGGTGAATTAACTGACTCCACACTGGTTGCACGTCCGCTTGGCCGTTTTCGCTGGTTGACCTGCGCCTCGCCGGACTATCTCAGGGAATACGGTATTCCTGAGACGCCGGAGGCATTATCGCAGCATAGGGCGATTCATTACTTTTCCAGTTCGGGAAGACGCACTAATGAGCTACGTTTTATACGAGGCGCTGAGGCCTTCTCTGTTCCGGTTGAGGGGGATACAGCCGTCAACGAAACGGGACTTTACATCAGACTGTGTCTTGAGGGTTTTGGTCTGGCGCAGCTTGCTGAGAATGTGATTTCAAAGAATCTGCAGCAAGGCAAACTGGTCGAGGTTCTTGCGGACTGGCAGCCACCCTCCGTGCCGGTGACGATGCTCTATCCGCATCAGCGTTTTCTCTCTCCCGCCGTGCGTGCTTTTGCTGACTGGGTCGCCGGGCTTTTCAACGAAGGCGCAGGTGAAAAGCAGTTTTCCCCATAG